In the genome of Mycobacteriales bacterium, one region contains:
- a CDS encoding UBP-type zinc finger domain-containing protein: protein MTESIEGIDVSVPPSGAGCVECTGAGGWWLHLRRCTQCGHVGCCDTSPNQHASKHAADSGHPLIRSYEPGEDWFWDYRTDAYHEGGPELVPPQAHPVEQGTPGPTGSVPSDWRSHLH from the coding sequence GTGACCGAGAGCATCGAGGGGATCGACGTCAGCGTGCCGCCGTCCGGGGCCGGGTGCGTCGAGTGCACCGGCGCCGGCGGCTGGTGGTTGCACCTGCGCCGGTGCACCCAGTGCGGGCACGTCGGCTGCTGCGACACGTCCCCGAACCAGCACGCCAGCAAGCATGCGGCCGACAGCGGCCACCCGCTGATCCGCTCGTACGAGCCGGGCGAGGACTGGTTCTGGGATTACCGGACCGACGCGTACCACGAGGGCGGACCGGAGCTGGTCCCGCCGCAGGCGCACCCGGTCGAGCAGGGCACGCCCGGGCCGACCGGCAGCGTGCCGTCCGACTGGCGCTCCCACCTGCACTAG
- a CDS encoding amidohydrolase family protein — protein MADGLCAYRADRAFDGDRVRPDGALVLVRDGRIAGVEPASAPAPDGCEVRHVPGTTLLPGLVDAHVHLCADSGPRALDQLPELDPEALDAIVTTALAAQLAAGVTAVRDLGDRDWTVLGRRGGDGPAVVAAGPPITTIGGHCWGMGGGVSDVDGLRAAVRERAERGADVVKIMASGGAMTTTTDVLACQFSLDELRVVVEEAHGLGLPVTAHAHATEAVRQVVEAGVDGIEHCTCIVPGGFSTPPGLAERIAAAGIAVCPTLGRAVGAQPPPQVLAVMARTGMTYEGRMEQVAGLYRAGVRLVSGADAGINPGKPHGVLPESVGDLVGLGVPPVAALASATSVAAEACGLAGRTGRLLPGLDADLLLVDGDPTTDITALRAVRHVVSRGRDVPAGR, from the coding sequence GTGGCGGACGGGCTGTGTGCGTACCGGGCCGATCGGGCCTTCGACGGCGACCGGGTCCGTCCGGACGGGGCGCTGGTCCTGGTCCGGGACGGCCGGATCGCCGGTGTCGAGCCGGCCTCGGCGCCGGCCCCGGACGGCTGCGAGGTGCGGCACGTGCCCGGTACGACGCTGTTGCCGGGCCTGGTCGACGCGCACGTGCACCTCTGCGCCGACAGCGGCCCGCGCGCGCTCGACCAGCTGCCCGAGCTCGACCCGGAGGCGCTGGACGCCATCGTCACCACGGCGCTGGCGGCACAGCTGGCCGCGGGCGTCACCGCCGTGCGCGACCTCGGCGACCGGGACTGGACCGTGCTCGGCCGGCGCGGCGGGGACGGCCCGGCCGTCGTCGCGGCCGGACCGCCGATCACCACGATCGGCGGCCACTGCTGGGGGATGGGCGGTGGGGTGTCCGATGTGGACGGTCTGCGGGCGGCCGTACGGGAGCGGGCCGAGCGCGGCGCCGACGTCGTGAAGATCATGGCCAGCGGCGGTGCGATGACCACGACCACCGACGTGCTGGCCTGTCAGTTCAGCCTGGACGAGCTGCGGGTGGTGGTCGAGGAGGCGCACGGGCTCGGCCTGCCGGTCACCGCGCACGCGCACGCGACCGAGGCCGTCCGGCAGGTCGTCGAGGCCGGCGTGGACGGGATCGAGCACTGCACCTGCATCGTGCCGGGCGGCTTCTCGACGCCTCCCGGGCTGGCCGAGCGGATCGCCGCGGCCGGCATCGCGGTCTGCCCGACACTGGGGCGTGCCGTCGGCGCCCAGCCGCCGCCGCAGGTGCTCGCGGTGATGGCCCGGACCGGGATGACGTACGAGGGGCGGATGGAGCAGGTGGCCGGGCTGTACCGGGCCGGCGTCCGGCTGGTCAGCGGCGCGGACGCCGGGATCAACCCCGGCAAGCCGCACGGGGTGCTGCCGGAGTCGGTGGGCGACCTGGTCGGGCTGGGGGTGCCGCCGGTCGCGGCGCTCGCGTCCGCGACGAGCGTGGCCGCGGAGGCCTGCGGGCTGGCCGGCCGGACCGGCCGGCTCCTGCCCGGCCTGGACGCCGACCTCCTGCTCGTCGACGGTGACCCGACCACCGACATCACGGCGCTGCGCGCCGTCCGGCACGTCGTCAGCCGCGGCCGGGACGTGCCGGCCGGACGGTGA